In Prochlorococcus marinus XMU1406, the genomic stretch TCTTTAATAATATTTCTGACCTTATATGAATTATCTTGATTTATGTCTATATGAACAACGTTGGTATTGCCAAATAAATTATGCAAGTTTCCTAATGCTTCTTGATAGGCTCCAGTCATAAAAATTCCAATTAGGTAATCTTTATCTTCTTCTGGCTTATGCAAATTTAGTAGTGATTTAATTTTTCCATTATCAATAAAATTATTTAGTTTCCCATCTGAATCACAAGTTAAATCTGCAAAGTTGCCTTTGCAGAACGGCTCCTCTAAGTGCCTATGTATTGGTACTATTGGAAAAATCTGATTTATTGCCCAGCTATCAGGAATAGATTTAAAGATAGATAAATTTGCATAATAAGTTGATGCAAGAGTTTCTGTAATTTCAGATAAATCAGGGTGATTGATTTCATCATTATTCAGGTTATTAGAAATTTCTTTTGCACAAGCCCAAGTAAGTTCTTCGGCATAAGCTCTTTCTGCCAAACTTAAAAATCCTAATCTAAAAGCGACTAAGCAATCTTCTTTAAACTTTTTTGCATCATTCCATAGTTCAATTATTTGAGATAAATTTATTTTTTTATTTTTAAGTTTTTTTAATTCATAGAAAGTATCAAGTAAATTTGAAATTATTAATTGTTGATTTTTTTTATCAAAAATTTTTAGTTTGGAACTGACATGACTTGTTCCTAAGACATTAAAAATTAAAACTGAACAATGACTAATTATTGCTCTTCCACTTTCTGAGATTATGGTTGGATGCTTTATATTATTTAATTCACATGAATCCTTAATAGTTGCAATTACATCGTTAGCATAATTTTGGAGAGAATAATTAGTAGAAGTGTTGGATGAGGTTTTAGTTCCATCAAAATCTATTCCTAATCCACCCCCAACGTCGATATATTGCATTGGGGCTCCTAGTTTGCATAGTTCAACATATATTTGACTCGCTTCTTGTAATGCGTCTTTGATCACAGCAATTTCACTTATTTGACTGCCTATATGAAAATGGAGCAATTTCATTTCGTTGATAAGATTTGCTTCTTTTAGTTCTTTTATTGTCAACATAATTTCTGGGATTGATAATCCAAATTTGGAATTATCTCCAACAGATTTACCCCACCTACCACTACTTTTACTTGATAACTTTGCTCTAATTCCTATCAATGGAGTCGCGTTAAGTTCTTGAACTGCTTGAATAATTCTTTTTACCTCGTCTCGTTGTTCAATAACTATTATTGGATTTTTACCGAGTTTTCTGGCCAAAGTAGCAATCTCAATATATTTTTTATCTTTATATCCGTTGCATATTAATAATGAATTTTGGTTTTCAAGAAGTGCAAGGCCAATTAATAGTTCTGATTTACTTCCTACTTCTAAACCAAAATTCCATTGGCTACCAAACTCTATTATCTTTTCTAGGACATTTTTCTGTTGATTACATTTGACAGGAAAAACGCCTTGATAAATGTTCTTATATTTATAGGTTTTTATTGCTTTTAAAAAAGAGTCATGTAATGCATTTATTCGATCTTTCAAGATATCATTAAATCTTATGATTAATGGAGGATTTATTTCTCTACTCTTAAGTTCTTTGACAAGCTTAAAAAGATCAATCTTATTTTCAGATTTTATATCTTTAGTTACTGATATATTTCCTTTGGAATTTATAGAAAAATATTTATCTCCCCATTTGTCTATGTTATAAGTCGAAATACTATCTTCAATAGTCCAAATATTCTTTAATTTTTGCGGCTCAAAATTGGTCAATTTATGTCTTAGTGATTAATAAATGTTTTTGAAAATAACTTAAAACAATATCTTTTATTTTAATGATTACTTGCCAAGTTACCACCCAAAAGTTGAATATACATAGAGTGATTATTAACTAAATGACTAAAGAGAGAACCTTTATTGCAATTAAACCAGATGGAGTTCAAAGAGGATATGTTTCTGAGATTATTGGCAGATTTGAAAAAAAAGGATTTAAATTGGTTGGATTAAAGCAATTAATTCCTTCAAAAGAACTTGCTCAAAATCATTATGGAGTACATAGAGAAAGACCCTTTTTTGGTGATTTAGTAGACTTTATTTCAAGCGGCCCTGTTGTAGCAATGGTGTGGGAAGGCGAAGGAGTTATTTTGAGTGCTAGAAAACTAATAGGTGCAACAAAACCACTAGAAGCAGAGCCTGGAACAATTAGAGGTGATTTAGCTATTGATATTGGGAGGAATATTATTCATGGTTCTGATGGGGAAGATACAGCAAAATTTGAAATTGATCTATGGTTTAACGAAGAGGAATTATGTGAGTGGGAAACTTCTGATTCGAAATGGCGATCTGAAAATTAAAATTTAAATCGCAAATCTATCTAAACTAAATTTTTCTAAAAAGCTTTTCTCAATTTCTTTGAGATTTTTATTTTGAACTATTTTCAAAAGAAGATCACTTGTTATTGCAGAAAATAAAACTCCATTTCTGTAATGTCCTGTAGCTATATAAAGATTATCAATTTTTGATTTTCCAATTATTGGTTTTAGATCTGGTGTGCAAGGTCTAAAGCCCCACCAATGTTCCATTTGTGGCCAATTAATAGCTTCTGGCAATAAAGAGCGAATGCCTTCTTGCAGTTGTTTTATTCCATTAGGAGTATTACCTTGATTAAATTTTGCATCTTTTTCAACTGTCGCTCCAACTATAATAAGTCCATCATCACGGGGAACTAGATAAGTTTTTGGACCAAAAATAACCCTTTTCAAAAAATTTGTTGGACCTTGTATTGATAGCATTTGTCCCTTTACAGGAAAGACTGGAATCTTATTAAAAATTTTTTTACTCCACGCACCGCTGCAAATAATTGCTTTTTCGCAGTTAATTTTTTTTATTTCCCCAGTGGCACATAAAACTGTTGCACCTGTAATTTTGTTTTTTTCGAATGTCAAATCCTCTACTTCTGATCCCTCTTGAAATTCGACTCCATTCAAGGAGCATGCTCTCTCAAGAGCACGCATCAGTTTTCTTCGGTTATCTATTTGACCATCTTGTTCAAAAAGTAAACCATGTTTCCAAATAGAATTCATTCCATTGATTTCTGTTTGAAGATCTTTGTGATTTAAATATTTTCCATATTTATAAGTGGGAAACTCTTCAAGATCTTCTTTGTTTTTAAAAGGAACTACTATGCCACATTTTTTTAAACCGCATTTAATATTACTATCTTGTTCAATACTTCGTATCCACTTTGGAATTAGATTTTGACTTTCTTTGCCAAATTTTAGTAATTCATCTTCGAGCCCTTCGGCATGAGTAGCTAACATTCCTGCAGCAACAAATCCAGCTGATTCATTTCTGTTTTTGCTTAAAACTAAAACTTTGAAGTTATTTCTAGAAAATTCATAAGCAATTGATAAACCTAAAAGTCCACCTCCAATTATTAATATTGAATTTTTGGTTTCTTGTGCCATTTAAAAATTAATATTTTTATTTGTGTTTTGGTCCTCTTTTCCTTTATATCCAATAATATTAATAAAGAGACTTTTAATAATGAACAATTTGGAATCTTGGGAAGCTGTGATTGGTTTGGAAACTCATGTACAGCTTAATACGAAAAGTAAAATATTCACATCTGCGTCAACAGCTTTTGGTGATGCACCTAATACCCATATAGATCCTGTAGTTTGTGGGTTGCCAGGAACTCTTCCAGTTCTGAATGAGACTGTTCTTGAGTATGCTGTAAAAACTTCATTAGCATTAAATTTAAACGTTGCAGAACATTGTAAATTTGATAGAAAACAATATTTTTATCCTGATCTTCCTAAAAATTATCAAATTTCACAATTTGATGAGCCACTAGCTGAAAATGGTTGGTTAGAGGTTGAAATAATTGAAAAGGACAAAGAACCTTATATCAAAAAAATTGGTATAGAAAGGCTACATATGGAAGAAGACGCCGGAAAACTAGTTCATTCAGGAAGTGATAGATTAGCTGGCTCTAAGTATTCTTTAGTTGATTATAATCGTGCCGGAATAGCACTTTGTGAGATTGTAAGTAAACCAGACATTAGATCAGGTAAAGAGGCATCTGAATATGCTTCAGAGATTAGAAGAACAGTTAGATATCTAGGGGTATCAGACGGAAATATGCAAGAGGGTTCATTACGCTGCGATGTCAATATTTCAGTTAGAAAAGGACCCAATGCTCCTTTTGGCACCAAAGTGGAAATAAAAAATATGAATTCATTTTCTGCAATTCAAAAGGCTTGTGATTATGAAATAGCCAGACAAATAGAAGTTTATGAAAATGGAGGAAAAATTTTCCAAGAAACAAGGTTATGGGATGAAGCTAAGCAATTAACGAAAAGTATGAGATTAAAAGAAGGTAGCAGTGACTATAGATATTTTCCTGATCCTGACTTAGGTCCAATTGAAATAACAAAAGCCCAACAAGAAATATGGTTTAAAGAACTACCAGAATTACCTTCAAAGAAAAGATATAAATACGTAAGTCAATTTGGGTTGTCTGCATATGATGCAAGGGTAATTTCTGATGAAATAAGCATGGCAAACTTTTTTGAACAAACAGTAGCAAATGGTGCTGAGGCTAAATTAGCTTCAAATTGGGTAACAAGTGATATTGTGGGCTATTTAAAATCAAACAAACTAAGTTTTAGTGAATTAAAGCTTAGTCCTGAAAATCTTGCTGAAATGATTAACTTGATTTCAAAAAATATAATTAGTGGAAAAATTGCAAAAGAAATTTTACCTGAACTTATTCAAAAAAATATTTCCCCGAAAAAATTAGTTGAAGAAAAAGGGTTGGCAATGATATCTGATTCTTCAAGTATTTCACCAATAATTGATGAACTTATAAATGAACATCCAAATGAAGTTCAAGCATTTAAAAATGGCAAAACTAAGTTACTTGGTTTTTTTGTTGGTCAACTTATGAAAAGAACAAAAGGTAAAGCTGACCCTAAACTTGCAAATAAACTTCTTATGGAAAAATTAAATAGCTAAAGCTTAAAGAAGCTCTTTTATCGTATTGATCCATTTATTTTGATCATCTGAATTCTCTAAAATAATATCTGAGAATTTTCTTTTTTCTTCAAAACTTAATTGAAAATTTATCAATTCGTATGCTTCTTTTTCGCTAATTTTATCTCTTGTGATAAGTCTGTTTTTTTGTATTTCTCTAGGACATTTAACTAACCATATTTCAGTGCAAATATCTTCAAATTTTGCTTCAAACAATAATGGAATAGCCAATACTATAGTTTGATTATTTCTGTATTGACTGCATTCTTCTATCATTCTTTCTTTAATTAAGGGGTGAAGTAGTTTTTCAATCCATTCCTTGCTTGCTGAATGTTTAAAAATAATGTTCCTTAAAAGTTTTCTGTTTATTTCCCTTTCTGAATTGTTTTTATTATCAATAATTTTATTTCCAAAATAATCTAAAATTTTCTTATATCCATATGTGTTTGGTTTGATTAATTCTCTTGAAAAATGATCTGCATCTAATATTGGTATGTTTTTATGTTTTCTTATGTAATTAGTTATGGTTGTCTTACCACTTGCAATACCTCCTGTTAAACCAATCCTTCTTTGGTTGTTTTTTAATTTTTGAAGAATATCCATATAATTAATAATAATCTAATTACTTAGTTTCTTTAGTATTAAAGAGTAGTTAGTATGAATTAAAATACCAAAAAGTTTGAGCCAGTTAGATTCCAATTGGTCGTTTGTTGATGACAGTAAGGTGACACCCAAGGGGTTTCTTTTTGCTGGGATATCTGCTGGTTTAAAAGCTTCTAATAAAAAAGATTTAGCACTAATACTCGCTCCAGAAGGAAGTATTTTTAGTGGGATGTTTACCCAATCAATAGTTCGAGCTTCTTGTGTGGATATTTGTGAGGAAAGGATTAAAACAACTTTAGGTTTTGTAAGAGCAATACTAATTAATTCTGGACAAGCAAATGCATGTACAGGAAATCTTGGTATTCAACATTTTCAAATTGCTACAGGAAAGATTGCGGAACTTTTAGGAATAAAAGAAGAAGAAGTTTTAATGTGCTCAACTGGAGTAATTGGTGTTCCAATAAAAATAAATGATTTAGTAAAAAATTTACCGAATTTAGTTAGTGATTTAAAGGGTAATAATTTTGAAAATGCAGCAGAAGCAATTTTAACTACTGATTTGACTTTGAAAAAAGTGTCAATAGAGACGATTATTCAAGGTAGAAAAATAAAAATAGCAGGATTTGCAAAAGGTTCAGGAATGATTTACCCCAACATGGCTACAATGCTTGCTTTTCTAACCTGTGATGCGGGTATTCAAAAAGAAGAATGGGACAAAATGATTGCTATTGCGGTTCAAAAATCTTTTAATGCAATATCAGTTGATGGAGAGACAAGCACAAATGATTCTTTTGTTGGAATAAATGCAGGAGAGAAAATTGAAAAAAGGTTTTTTCCAATTATCCAACAAGGGATTGATATTGTATGTCAGAACTTGGCAAAAAATATTGCAAGGGATGGAGAGGGAGCAAATTGTTTATTAGAAGTTTTGGTTCAAGGAGCAAAAAATATAGATGATGCAATTATGCTCGCGAAATCTATTTGTAATTCTGCCTTGGTAAAAACTGCGATACATGGTTGTGATCCAAATTGGGGACGAATCATTTCTGCTGCAGGTAATTCTGGAGTTAAATTTAATTTAGATGACGTTGACTTGTATATAGGAAACGCTCACATTTTGGAAAAAGGCCAGTTAAATAAATATGATCCACAAAAAGTCACAGACTATATTAAGTCCAGAATGAAAGGTAGATATTTGGTAGATGATATTGTAAAAATTATGATTAATCTAAATTCTGGCGAATCGAAAGGCACAGCTTGGGGGTGCGATCTTTCTAAAAAATATGTTGAAATAAATAGCCAATATACTACTTAAGTTTTAGTAAATCTATTGGTAGATATTCATTTACATAAAGGAATAGTATTGTTAAAGTTCCAATTACAGAACCTATAAAACCTCCAAAAAAATTAACTAATAATCCAGATTGTTTAATAGTTGGCTCTTCGTTTTTTTCTTCTTCAAAATCAGGCTTATTAACTACTTTTAAGCGCTGATTGGTTGTGGGTTGTTTAAGTTGTTGGTGTCGGATGAGGGCTTCGAAATCAGGCATGGAATTTGGGAGGCAATTGAACAATAAGCAGACCAGCCCGTCATTCGACGAGGGTCTGATCTACCTAAATCGTCTACAGCTTCGAAAACAGCATTACCCAAGGCTTCTGCTTTATCAAACGCTGAAAGTAAGGGTATAAATGTATCGAAAACATATAAACCAAAATTTTCTAGGGCTTTTTTTGCTTGCTGCGCTGCTTTTTGCTGTCTAAAATCAACTTTTACTATTACTACTGCATGGTTAACTTTTAAGTTGCTTAATAAATTAGCTAGTTCAACAGTTAATTCTACTGATCTGGCTTTTGCAGTTGTAGGTAAGATAACTAAATCTGAACCATAAGCTAAGTGTTTAAGTTCTTCTTGATCACTGCTAGCCTGACCATCAGTTATTACAATTTCTGATGATCTTGATGCTTTAGCAGCTGAATTGACTGGGAAAACTGGAAATGGAAGATTGCCTCTTGATGAGTACGCTAATGCAGATCTATTCTTGTCGGCATCGACTATGCAAACTTTTTTACCTTCAGAATGCCAAACACTAGCAAGGTGAATACTCGTGCAGGTTTTGGCTACTCCCCCTTTTTGTCCGCAAACGGTAATGAACAATTTTTTATTTTTATTTCTTTTACTTTGGAGAATAATTTCTTAATGTCAAGAGAAATTGATTTTTAATGCTTTAAAACTTATTTTTTGAAATATTCTAAAGAGGTTAATATTTTTAGATAACCTTATAAAGTTCATTATATAAATAGGCTAGTGAAGAAAAGAATTGGATTAGGTACTTGGTCTTGGGGCAATAAGCTTTTTTGGAATTACAAATCTACAAATGATGATGATTTACGTGAGACGTATAATGAAGCGTTGCGCAGAGGTTTCGATCTTATTGATACTGCAGATTCTTATGGCACTGGGAATCTTCAGGGTAGAAGTGAATTATTGATAGGCAAATTTTTACTAAATACTCCTTCTGCAAAGAAAAAAAGAATTCAAGTAGCAACCAAACTCGCACCTTATCCCTGGAGAATCGGTGACAGAGGTTTTAACAAACCTTTTTTGAAAAGTTTAGAGAGACTTAATAACAAATTAGATATAGTGCAATTACATTGGTCGACTGCAAAATATAATCCTTGGCAGGAATTAGGGCTGTTGAAAAATCTTTGCGATTTAAAAGATCAAGGCTTTGATTTTCAAATTGGTTTATCAAATATAGGCCCTAAAAGATTGACAAAATTAATTAATTTCTTGGCAAAAAGAGATCAGAGGCTAAAAAGTGTTCAGGTACAGTTTTCTTTGCTTGCGCCCGATTTAAAAAAACAATATCAGGTAAAAAAGATTTGCGAAGAAAATAATATTGATTTCTTTGCTTATAGTCCTTTGTCCTTTGGAATACTTTGTATTGATCCAGATAAAGAAGAAAATATAGAAAAAAGTTTTATTCGTAATGCTTTATTTGAAAACTATAAAAAGCCAACATATGAATTGCGTAGATGTTTAAAAAGAATTGCGAATATAAGATCAGTTTCCCAAGCTCAAGTAGCAATTAATTGGTGTTGTTATCAAGGGACTATTCCACTCGTTGGAATGCGAAAAAAATCTCAAGTAATAGATTTATCAAATGTATTCAAGTGGAATTTAAATAAAAATGAATTTAAATTACTTCAGGAAGTTTCAAAAAATTGTTTAAAAAAAATGCCGAAAAATCCTTTTTCGAGTACTTAATTAAATTTTTAAGTAGATATTTTCTTATTTTTTTTTATTTGACAACCATTATTCCATAGTTCCGTGGGAAATTTTTCACCAGTGAATCTAATAACTTTAGGTTTGAGATTTATTATCAAGTCATTTAGTTTTTTATTAGGTTCCATTTTGTATGATTGGAGTTTTTAATAAGATAAATTAATTTAAAACTTATCTTCTCAGTATTAATACCTATAAAATTAAAAAAATTATTTTTAATACAATTAATTGCAGCAATATTTACACATTAATAAATTATCTAATACAACTTCTTAGTTATTTAAAAAGTGGAGTCCTTCCAGACTCCTCGTATCATTTGGTTGATAAGGCTGATATGACCCCATCTCCTTAAGGATCAAGCAGCAACTGGTGCTGTTTGACGGGAGAAACTAACGATTTTGTTAGCGTTTGTGTTTTTGCTCTAACCGAGCCGGCTTCAGTCACCTTCCTTATGCCCCGTCGAAACCATTACAACCCCAAATAGTGGAGTTGAGCGGAATCGAACCGCTGTCCGAAACATCGGTTGAGATCACCTAGTCCAATTGGACATTTATATTCTGACAGGCAAAATGAGTATTGAATAGTTTTTTTGTTAAGTTTTATCGTATATGAATGTAGTTGCATCAGCTCCAGTAGGACTAGAGAAATCTTTAGCTGAGGAAATTTCAAATTTAGGTGGATTTAATATTAATACTCATAAAAGATTTATTAATTTTGAATGTGATTTTGAAACTTTTTATAGAGTTCATTTTTTTTCCAGATTAGCTTTTCGTTTTTATAGAAAAATTGCAAGTTTTAATTGCTATGACAGGCAATCTTTATATGAGGGTGTTAGAGATTCATTTGATTGGTTAAATTGGTTGCACTTTGAAAAAACGTTTAATGTTCAAGTCACTGGGAGAACATCTTCTCTAACTCATACACATTTCACCGCACTTGAAGTAAAAAATTCTATAACTGATTTGCAACAGGCAGTTTGGAATAAAAGATCAAATATTTCTTTAGATAATCCTGATTTAATAATTCATCTTCATTTAAATAATAATAAAGCAATTATGAGTCTTCAAAGTAGTTTGGAAAGCTTACACAAAAGAGGCTATAGACCTGCTGTTGGAAAAGCTCCATTAAAAGAAAATTTAGCGTCTGG encodes the following:
- the gatB gene encoding Asp-tRNA(Asn)/Glu-tRNA(Gln) amidotransferase subunit GatB is translated as MNNLESWEAVIGLETHVQLNTKSKIFTSASTAFGDAPNTHIDPVVCGLPGTLPVLNETVLEYAVKTSLALNLNVAEHCKFDRKQYFYPDLPKNYQISQFDEPLAENGWLEVEIIEKDKEPYIKKIGIERLHMEEDAGKLVHSGSDRLAGSKYSLVDYNRAGIALCEIVSKPDIRSGKEASEYASEIRRTVRYLGVSDGNMQEGSLRCDVNISVRKGPNAPFGTKVEIKNMNSFSAIQKACDYEIARQIEVYENGGKIFQETRLWDEAKQLTKSMRLKEGSSDYRYFPDPDLGPIEITKAQQEIWFKELPELPSKKRYKYVSQFGLSAYDARVISDEISMANFFEQTVANGAEAKLASNWVTSDIVGYLKSNKLSFSELKLSPENLAEMINLISKNIISGKIAKEILPELIQKNISPKKLVEEKGLAMISDSSSISPIIDELINEHPNEVQAFKNGKTKLLGFFVGQLMKRTKGKADPKLANKLLMEKLNS
- the coaE gene encoding dephospho-CoA kinase (Dephospho-CoA kinase (CoaE) performs the final step in coenzyme A biosynthesis.); translated protein: MDILQKLKNNQRRIGLTGGIASGKTTITNYIRKHKNIPILDADHFSRELIKPNTYGYKKILDYFGNKIIDNKNNSEREINRKLLRNIIFKHSASKEWIEKLLHPLIKERMIEECSQYRNNQTIVLAIPLLFEAKFEDICTEIWLVKCPREIQKNRLITRDKISEKEAYELINFQLSFEEKRKFSDIILENSDDQNKWINTIKELL
- the thiO gene encoding glycine oxidase ThiO, whose product is MAQETKNSILIIGGGLLGLSIAYEFSRNNFKVLVLSKNRNESAGFVAAGMLATHAEGLEDELLKFGKESQNLIPKWIRSIEQDSNIKCGLKKCGIVVPFKNKEDLEEFPTYKYGKYLNHKDLQTEINGMNSIWKHGLLFEQDGQIDNRRKLMRALERACSLNGVEFQEGSEVEDLTFEKNKITGATVLCATGEIKKINCEKAIICSGAWSKKIFNKIPVFPVKGQMLSIQGPTNFLKRVIFGPKTYLVPRDDGLIIVGATVEKDAKFNQGNTPNGIKQLQEGIRSLLPEAINWPQMEHWWGFRPCTPDLKPIIGKSKIDNLYIATGHYRNGVLFSAITSDLLLKIVQNKNLKEIEKSFLEKFSLDRFAI
- a CDS encoding aldo/keto reductase; amino-acid sequence: MKKRIGLGTWSWGNKLFWNYKSTNDDDLRETYNEALRRGFDLIDTADSYGTGNLQGRSELLIGKFLLNTPSAKKKRIQVATKLAPYPWRIGDRGFNKPFLKSLERLNNKLDIVQLHWSTAKYNPWQELGLLKNLCDLKDQGFDFQIGLSNIGPKRLTKLINFLAKRDQRLKSVQVQFSLLAPDLKKQYQVKKICEENNIDFFAYSPLSFGILCIDPDKEENIEKSFIRNALFENYKKPTYELRRCLKRIANIRSVSQAQVAINWCCYQGTIPLVGMRKKSQVIDLSNVFKWNLNKNEFKLLQEVSKNCLKKMPKNPFSST
- a CDS encoding AAA family ATPase, with product MFITVCGQKGGVAKTCTSIHLASVWHSEGKKVCIVDADKNRSALAYSSRGNLPFPVFPVNSAAKASRSSEIVITDGQASSDQEELKHLAYGSDLVILPTTAKARSVELTVELANLLSNLKVNHAVVIVKVDFRQQKAAQQAKKALENFGLYVFDTFIPLLSAFDKAEALGNAVFEAVDDLGRSDPRRMTGWSAYCSIASQIPCLISKPSSDTNNLNNPQPISA
- the speA gene encoding biosynthetic arginine decarboxylase produces the protein MTNFEPQKLKNIWTIEDSISTYNIDKWGDKYFSINSKGNISVTKDIKSENKIDLFKLVKELKSREINPPLIIRFNDILKDRINALHDSFLKAIKTYKYKNIYQGVFPVKCNQQKNVLEKIIEFGSQWNFGLEVGSKSELLIGLALLENQNSLLICNGYKDKKYIEIATLARKLGKNPIIVIEQRDEVKRIIQAVQELNATPLIGIRAKLSSKSSGRWGKSVGDNSKFGLSIPEIMLTIKELKEANLINEMKLLHFHIGSQISEIAVIKDALQEASQIYVELCKLGAPMQYIDVGGGLGIDFDGTKTSSNTSTNYSLQNYANDVIATIKDSCELNNIKHPTIISESGRAIISHCSVLIFNVLGTSHVSSKLKIFDKKNQQLIISNLLDTFYELKKLKNKKINLSQIIELWNDAKKFKEDCLVAFRLGFLSLAERAYAEELTWACAKEISNNLNNDEINHPDLSEITETLASTYYANLSIFKSIPDSWAINQIFPIVPIHRHLEEPFCKGNFADLTCDSDGKLNNFIDNGKIKSLLNLHKPEEDKDYLIGIFMTGAYQEALGNLHNLFGNTNVVHIDINQDNSYKVRNIIKEDSKSEILQLLDYSSASLVESIRINTESAIDQKKLTIEEARKLMDQIEISLRKSSYLSE
- the ndk gene encoding nucleoside-diphosphate kinase; translation: MTKERTFIAIKPDGVQRGYVSEIIGRFEKKGFKLVGLKQLIPSKELAQNHYGVHRERPFFGDLVDFISSGPVVAMVWEGEGVILSARKLIGATKPLEAEPGTIRGDLAIDIGRNIIHGSDGEDTAKFEIDLWFNEEELCEWETSDSKWRSEN
- the argJ gene encoding bifunctional glutamate N-acetyltransferase/amino-acid acetyltransferase ArgJ — translated: MSQLDSNWSFVDDSKVTPKGFLFAGISAGLKASNKKDLALILAPEGSIFSGMFTQSIVRASCVDICEERIKTTLGFVRAILINSGQANACTGNLGIQHFQIATGKIAELLGIKEEEVLMCSTGVIGVPIKINDLVKNLPNLVSDLKGNNFENAAEAILTTDLTLKKVSIETIIQGRKIKIAGFAKGSGMIYPNMATMLAFLTCDAGIQKEEWDKMIAIAVQKSFNAISVDGETSTNDSFVGINAGEKIEKRFFPIIQQGIDIVCQNLAKNIARDGEGANCLLEVLVQGAKNIDDAIMLAKSICNSALVKTAIHGCDPNWGRIISAAGNSGVKFNLDDVDLYIGNAHILEKGQLNKYDPQKVTDYIKSRMKGRYLVDDIVKIMINLNSGESKGTAWGCDLSKKYVEINSQYTT